In Salvelinus alpinus chromosome 20, SLU_Salpinus.1, whole genome shotgun sequence, a genomic segment contains:
- the LOC139547067 gene encoding G-protein coupled receptor 183-like, translating to MMEVMRTSTHANPTPTPTLNDSNTCTTLYDHLEYARVLMPLFYSIVFSVGLLGNALALHVIRPNLKKMNSTTLYSANLVISDILFTLSLPLRIIYYALGFHWPLGETLCKITGLIFYINTYAGVNFMTCLSVDRFIAVVLPLRFARFRKVSNVRFICVGVWLLVLMQTLPLLSMPMTHVESDGFITCMEYPNFEQVPNIAYMLIGAVFLGYGVPVVTILLCYSILCCKLRLSAKTNHLTDKSGRSRKAVGVICCVSLVFVVCFSPYHINLLQYMIRKLIYTPDCAELTAFQISLHFTVCLMNLNSCLDPFIYFFACKGYKRKVLKILKRQVSVSFSSAVRTSPEGSSRDIVDGKKIHLNSTRYEQCVQQNGQR from the coding sequence ATGATGGAGGTGATGAGGACCTCCACCCATGCAAACCCCACCCCTACCCCCACCCTCAATGACTCAAACACCTGCACGACTCTGTATGACCACCTGGAGTACGCCCGAGTCCTCATGCCCCTCTTCTACAGCATCGTCTTCTCCGTGGGGTTGCTGGGCAACGCCCTGGCGCTGCATGTCATCCGGCCCAACCTAAAGAAGATGAACTCCACCACGCTCTACTCCGCCAACCTGGTCATCTCCGACATCCTGTTCACGCTGTCACTACCGTTACGGATAATCTACTACGCCCTGGGCTTCCACTGGCCCCTGGGGGAGACCCTGTGTAAGATCACAGGGCTGATCTTCTACATCAACACATATGCCGGGGTCAACTTCATGACCTGCCTCAGTGTGGACCGATTCATTGCTGTGGTCTTGCCGCTCCGGTTCGCACGCTTCCGGAAGGTCTCCAATGTCCGGTTCATCTGCGTTGGGGTGTGGTTGCTGGTCTTAATGCAAACTTTGCCCCTCCTCTCCATGCCCATGACTCATGTGGAGTCTGATGGCTTCATCACTTGTATGGAGTATCCCAACTTCGAACAGGTGCCCAACATCGCCTACATGCTGATCGGCGCCGTGTTCCTAGGCTATGGAGTCCCCGTGGTGACTATCCTATTGTGCTACTCCATACTGTGCTGTAAACTCCGCCTCTCGGCCAAGACCAATCACCTGACGGACAAGTCGGGGCGCAGCCGCAAAGCCGTTGGGGTGATCTGCTGCGTCTCCCTGGTGTTCGTGGTGTGTTTCAGCCCCTACCACATCAACCTCCTCCAATACATGATCCGAAAGCTGATCTACACACCAGACTGTGCTGAACTCACAGCCTTCCAGATCTCCTTACACTTCACTGTTTGTCTGATGAACCTCAACTCCTGCCTGGATCCATTCATCTACTTCTTTGCCTGTAAGGGTTACAAGAGGAAGGTGCTGAAGATCCTGAAGAGGCAGGTGAGCGTGTCCTTCTCCAGCGCAGTACGGACATCGCCGGAGGGGTCATCCAGAGACATCGTAGATGGTAAGAAGATCCACCTCAACAGCACTAGGTACGAACAGTGTGTCCAACAGAATGGCCAAAGGTGA